ACAAGGACGAGCTGGTGAAGGGATcgaggggacagaggggctggaggcaccCCAGGGGAGGGCGAAGGGCTCCCCGGAAACCTGGGATCACACCCCTCATTCCCAAATTCCCCGCGGTGCCCGTGGCAGACTGTGGGGAAGGGACATGGGTCTGGCTCGGTCCCGGGGTGAGGATGGAGCCTATTTTGGGGTGACCATCCACTGCCCGGCAGCGCCACCACTGCCCCTTTCCCCGAGCCAGGATTCCCTCAACGAGACCCTGAGGAAACCCACGCGCCACTTCTGGATCGGGCTCTCGGTGCCCGCGCCCGGCGTGGGCTGGACGTGGGTGAACGGCTCCCGCCCGGACTGGAGCCGGTGAGGAGCGCTGGGGGGTCGGGGTGGGCACCCCCCTGTCCCCTGAGGTCCCCCCGGGGGTGACACGGGCCCCCTCCCGCACCCGCAGGTTCCCGCAGGACCCCGGGGAGGGTCCCGGAGCCTGCGGGGCGCTCAAGGGGGACAGGATCGACCCCCGCGCCTGCGACACGGGGCTGCAGTGGATCTGTCAGACGGAGTCCGCCCGGATCTGAGAGTCTCCATCGCACCCAAAACCCACCGTTAATGCGCGAAAAAATCCCGATTCCCGCGGGTTCGGCACCCACCGGCGGCTCCCGGGGCACGGGCAGGACCGCGGCCGGGGAAAGTCGGGGGGCGGAGGAGAAATCAAACTAcgaaaagaataaaaactaaaaataacttGTAAAATTCACTTTGTGGGGGAGCTGGTTGGGAACAACCTCTCGATCCCCCCGGTGCCCGAGGGCGGAGCGGACCTGCCTGTCCGTCGGGGCAGCTCTTTTAGGGACGCGGGGCAGGGGAcgctccccggggccgctcGTCCCCCCTCGCAGTGTCCCTCGGTGCCGCCGCGAGTGTCCGTCGGTGCCGCTGTTTCGGTCGCGGGTCTTTTAttgccttctctcttttttttttttttccgttcACACCCCCCATCTCCCCGCTCCGGGGCGGCCCtttcgccgccgccgcccctcgccCGCCCCTCGTCGCAGCTCTTCAGTGACAGGGGGTGGGTCCCACGAGCCAAGGCAGGGTCCGTCTGTCCCTCcgggcagctcctccagcaccgCCGCGGCTCTGCTGTCGCGTTTAATtctattttctatattttattcGCAGCTCCCACCCCGCTCGGCGCAGCCCTTCTGGCCACCCCCGACACCGCCCGTTCAGTGACACCGCCGGGGGACCCCTCGGTGCAGccttttattctattttactctatttcctgtcttttcttctgttcccaCGCTCGCTGCGGCTCTTTCAGACGCGGGCGGTGGGAACCCCTCGCAGCGATTTTAACGCCCCTGCGGAGCCAAGAAATGCCGGGAAACAGTTTCCATGGACCGGAGCCAACGCggtgctgcttttcctgccagTCCCCGGCACATTTTACAAGCAGTGACACAAATGGGCTGTGCCAGCGCTCGGTGCCCCTGGGGCTCCAAACTGCCGGGGCAGGAGCCGCTGGGCACAATCCTGAGAtacctttcccctctccccccttcATCACGACTGTTGAGCTTTTCTTCACGGAAATAATTCCCCGTGGTAATGAAAGGCTGTATAACAAGGTCATAAATACATTTATGACAATATTTGTGGTTGGGTGTATTTTGGTCCATCTTTTCTGGTATCATTTAAAGTGCAGGGCCCCCATCCCAGCCACGTGGGACCCCTTCAGCCAGCAGCCTGCCCCTGGGTTTCTCAGATGTCACACTGGTGGTCGTACATCTCCAACAGCTTCTCATTTCCTCTGGCTCCAGACTGTGCAGTTTGGAATAATTCTGTCCCCTGCCCGGGTGAGGAGGGGGGTGACAGAGCAGCATCTGGCACCAACCAGGGCCAGCCCATCACGGATCCCTTAGTTGGGaactcttaaatatttttaagcaagCAAGGGTTCAAAAAAAATTGCCTTGGATGAAACACAGATCTGCTGGAGAACAGCAAAACAGCCAGAGTGCTGTACACGTCAAAACCACACCTCTGTACCCGTCAGCCACGCAACAGGTTGACTCCGGTCCTGTCTGTGGCTCAAGAGACTCAGTTCCAAGAAATCTATCACCCCTTGACAGCTGCCCTGCGAGGTGAGTactccagagcagcccctgggctgcCAAACTCGGGGTGGTGGgtgctccctgcccacagtgagccacggctgggacagggctgagcCCCCACATCATGGTCTTGTCTCTGGGGGGCTGCAATGACCACCTGATTAATTAAACGTGGCACGTtgaaggggaaggggggaatAAACCCCAAAAGTCACAGTTTTACAGCTGGGTTTAGTGAGGCTTTTGCTGCTGTGGGGTTGGTTTGAGTGTCTGCTGCGGGGTTGGGCTGGTTTGTCATTTTTGCTGCCTTGTAAGAACTTCTGCAGTGGTTTTGTCGGGGTTTTCTTCAGCCCCTGGTTGCTGACAGAGTTGCTTCTCGGGAAGAGAATTGAGCAAATCGTGGTGAAAAGAGGTAAATAATGATATAAAAAGAACTTTAATTTGTTTCAGCTGAGTGGAATGAacagtgattttggggggagCTGGAGAGAACCAGCTGGAAACCACGGTGGGATTGGGAGGGATTGAACCTGGGCAGGAGCTTGGGCTGCACCAGGGGGGGTCTCACAATGTGAACCTTCGGGGGTCTTTTTAGGGGAATTTGTGGAATTTGTACAGTCAACACTAGGAGGCAGAAATTAGTCATCATAAAGGAGCAAAAATGACAGTGGGACTGAGTGAATCAGTAACTGCACTGGgtgccttttattttcaaattgaCACTTCAGTTTTGCAAATACTAAAACCTTCACCAGGGCATTCATTTCTGGCTCAGAATTGGGTTTGGGAGGGATTAAACTTGAGCAGGAGCTCAGGCTGCCTCAGGTGGGGTCTTACAAGGTGAACCTTCGGGGGTCTTTTTAAGGGAATTTGTTGAATTTGTTCAGTCGACACTGGGAGGCAGAAATTAAAGTAGGACTGAAATTGTGGCTTGAAATGAGGGGGTTGAATTTGTGCACTGGGGCTTCTGCCATATGAAGCAGGTCCAGACACATCATAGTTTAGTTTCTGAAATAACAAGCCCTTCATCTGTAACGATCTCTTCCCCACTTTCGTGCTCAGCGCCAGCTCAGAGCTTGGGCAAGGTCTGCCCTTTATCCTGTTGCATTTTAAAACCCCCGAGATGAGGAAGCACCCCCCCCTTCTGGCTCATCCTGTGTTTGTTTCTCCTACCAATTTAACCCTCTCACTGCTCTGGAAACGCTGTTATCTGAGCACTCCTTGAGTTTTCTCCTGCAAATCCCCTCTGAGGGAACcgctttgtgttttttttacaTCCATTTACTGACAAACAAACCTCTGCAGTTTTCAGAGCTCACCTTGCAATGAAATATCGCTGTTTTATCGGGACACATTCCTGACGAGCTTCTGTTGGTCCATTTGGTGCTGGTAATGACTTAAACAAGACCCAAGAGGACCAAAAGCTGCTGTCCCTGTTGGTTGGGGGTGCAGGGAACCAGGTCGTGCTCCTGTAAcagagggcacagggagggaggggaaccAGAGCAAAAGAAGCTCGTGTGGAGCCACAAACAGAAAACTCGAGCAGAACAGGTGCTGTGAACTGTTACAACCTACTTTCCACCCTGTGTGTTTTTGCAAAACGGCCCCCAAAGCACAAACTCTGCTCCGAGCCCCCGGTGCCTTTTCCCCCCCTGAGCCCTGAACAGGCTCCTGTCCCCTGCAAACCTGTGAGCTCTCAAtgacttatttatttaatagtTAAAAGTGCCTTTAaacttgtctttttctttcctttctgcttaatttgttagggttttttttccctccttaatctttctccctcccctctctttcccttccttaccttttcccctcccctccctctgtcctttgtgctgcctcctctcccagaTGTGGGTTCAGCCCTGCCAGATGGTGCCCCTTGGCACCAAGATAACGCTGAGAGCCAGTGCCAACCCCACAGGGGCTGTTGtggctggctgggctgtggcccaggagatctcagctccctgcaggtccccacagcctctcctctccttccaccccaGGCTGCCGAGTGCAtccaccccacagagcccagggaacgtcagccccaggccctgaggCTTCTCTGCAAGGATGGGGAAAGAAACCCAAAAGCCAAATTCTTCAAGCCAGGAGGAACCGCTGAACACCTGCAGTGATCCAGAGGAACAGTCCAAATGTGGTAATGCTGGGAAAACCCCAAACGTTCCAagagagggcagggggtgggaagagcATCTCGCTCCGGGGCGGCACCAGTGGGGGGGTCTGGATGGGCCTGGGTGGGGCTCGGGATGGACTGAGGGTCCAGCACAGGAGGGCAaagcagaggggagaggagccaggccatcctcaccctgctctttcctgccccagggTCCTACAGAACCGAGTCAGACCGGAGAACATCCCCCAAGGTGCGTGTTCTCCTCGCTCTGAGTGTGTTCCTGGGGATCCTCACCTTGAGCCTGGTTGTGGCACTGACTGGTGAGTCCCACCCAGGCACCTCCATGGGGAGGATCAGGGCCAGGCTCCTCCGTTTTGGGCGATTGGAGGATCCCAGGACTTTCCCAGCATCAAGGGAGGCTCCCAAAGTGGGTGactcccttttttccctgcacTTTGCTCCAGGCACCTGCTCCTCACTCGGTCACACCTTTTCCAAGAGCATCATCCCCCAATTtcctcttccagctgctggaatAAACCAAGGAATCAAACCCATTTTGGTGCTTTTCAGGGCTGCCCACGTGTCTGACTcagctttctgtgtttcagttctcTGTGTGAGACCCTGGTTCTCTGAGCTGGAATTCTCCCATGTGTGCCCAGACACCTGGCCtggtttccaaggaaaatgttattatttttctgaggcTGAGGGCAACTGGACCATGGGCCGGGAAAGGTGTGAGGCCCTGGGAGCTTCCCTGGCCACCATAAGCACCAGGGAGGAACTGGtgaggactgggatgaactggtgaGGACTGGGCTtgagcctctgcagcagcaccggGGTGGGAAACACAGGGAAACCAAGAGGATaaaaccagccccaaaccccccaggcTGGCCCCAaagtgctgccagtgctggagcCGGGAGCCAACCCTTGGGAAAAGCCCCAGGTCTGGCTGGGGGTGGacacaggagggaaagaggaggtgGGGAAGGCAAGACTGGCCAAAGCCAACGTTTCTTTGCCTTCCAGGCCTTCCTTCTGCGCTATAAAGGCGAAGCAAACCACTGGATCGGGCTGGGAATGAGGGATAACAGCTGGGAGTGGATCAATGGCACGGCCTTGAACGGCAGGTGGGTCCCTGTGTCCGTGCTGGAGACCCGGGGTGGGCCCAGGGATTTCCTGGAGTCTGGGATGCCCCATCCTGGGATGGGCACCTTCTCCTGCCCCGtgtccaggcagctcctggctttCCATGGGGGGTTGGGATGGGCCAAGGTCGCTGCCCCCCAACCCTGATCAGAGAATTAGAGACCCCCCCCAGCCAAAGCCCTTCTCTGCCGGAGGGGAAATCCCAGCTCTTCTTAATTTTTGGgggagttttcttcttttccttttccctttctcactCTGGTC
This Pseudopipra pipra isolate bDixPip1 chromosome W, bDixPip1.hap1, whole genome shotgun sequence DNA region includes the following protein-coding sequences:
- the LOC135404456 gene encoding C-type lectin domain family 2 member B-like isoform X4, translated to MGKETQKPNSSSQEEPLNTCSDPEEQSKCGSYRTESDRRTSPKVRVLLALSVFLGILTLSLVVALTVLCVRPWFSELEFSHVCPDTWPGFQGKCYYFSEAEGNWTMGRERCEALGASLATISTREELAFLLRYKGEANHWIGLGMRDNSWEWINGTALNGRFEVRGEGPCGYLDDWWISSSLCHTEKNWICSRPDNFVLWEGKLRDPKPGLST
- the LOC135404456 gene encoding C-type lectin domain family 2 member B-like isoform X1, yielding MRKSWCKEMSVQLGTDPALSGLPQEPNSSSQEETLNTCSDPEKQCECGSYRTESDRRTSPKVRVLLALSVFLGILTLSLVVALTVLCVRPWFSELEFSHVCPDTWPGFQGKCYYFSEAEGNWTMGRERCEALGASLATISTREELAFLLRYKGEANHWIGLGMRDNSWEWINGTALNGRFEVRGEGPCGYLDDWWISSSLCHTEKNWICSRPDNFVLWEGKLRDPKPGLST